In Thauera aromatica K172, one DNA window encodes the following:
- a CDS encoding NnrS family protein produces MALIPLEEPTTKRIPPETFSLWALAFRPLYLLAALFAAIAIPVWAIAHSGGIELPIPGMWWHAHEMIFGFAVAVIIGFLLTAGRNWTGLDTPSGRPLMMLAALWLAGRLAMAFGSGVWVAIVDLAFLPAAAAVLLRVLVKAKSTRNYFVGMLPAMLALANLFFHLAVLGVIDADPLTAMHLALGLIVVLETIVGGRVIPMFTFNGLRGVKQWRDVRLDWAAAIATGVALLLWALGAGAWAGPLSLLAAVLQAVRLGGWNPWATRGTPLLWVLHLGYLWIPLGLALVALAQFGVLPRSAGIHALAVGATGGLIIGMITRTALGHTGRMLVAGPMETAAYALVLLAALVRVLTVALIPAAQVGGVHAAATLWSLGFLVYLWRYGPFLLRARVDGKAG; encoded by the coding sequence ATGGCCCTGATTCCGCTCGAAGAACCCACGACCAAGCGCATTCCGCCCGAGACCTTTTCACTGTGGGCGCTTGCCTTCCGCCCGCTCTACCTGCTTGCCGCGCTGTTTGCCGCGATTGCGATCCCGGTGTGGGCGATCGCCCATTCGGGCGGAATCGAGCTGCCGATCCCGGGAATGTGGTGGCATGCGCACGAGATGATCTTCGGTTTCGCCGTGGCGGTGATCATCGGCTTCCTGCTCACCGCCGGGCGCAACTGGACCGGGCTCGACACCCCCAGCGGCCGGCCGCTGATGATGCTCGCCGCGCTGTGGCTGGCGGGGCGGCTGGCGATGGCTTTCGGCAGCGGTGTCTGGGTTGCGATCGTCGATCTGGCCTTCCTGCCGGCGGCGGCGGCGGTGCTGCTGCGCGTGCTGGTGAAGGCGAAAAGCACGCGCAACTACTTCGTCGGCATGCTGCCGGCGATGCTGGCGCTGGCGAACCTGTTTTTCCATCTCGCCGTGCTCGGGGTCATCGATGCCGACCCGCTGACGGCGATGCACCTGGCGCTGGGCCTGATCGTGGTGCTGGAGACGATTGTCGGCGGGCGGGTGATTCCGATGTTCACCTTCAATGGCTTGCGCGGAGTCAAGCAGTGGCGCGACGTTCGCCTCGACTGGGCGGCGGCGATCGCCACCGGCGTGGCCTTGCTGCTGTGGGCGCTCGGCGCCGGGGCGTGGGCGGGCCCGCTGTCGCTGCTGGCGGCGGTGCTGCAGGCGGTGCGCCTGGGCGGGTGGAACCCGTGGGCGACGCGCGGCACGCCGCTGCTGTGGGTGCTGCACCTGGGCTACCTGTGGATTCCGCTCGGCCTGGCGCTGGTCGCGCTGGCGCAGTTCGGCGTCCTGCCGCGCTCGGCCGGCATCCATGCGCTGGCGGTCGGGGCGACCGGGGGGCTGATCATCGGCATGATCACCCGCACCGCGCTGGGCCACACCGGGCGCATGCTGGTGGCGGGGCCGATGGAAACCGCCGCCTATGCGCTGGTGCTGCTTGCGGCGCTGGTGCGGGTGCTTACCGTCGCCCTGATCCCGGCGGCCCAGGTCGGCGGCGTGCATGCCGCAGCCACGCTGTGGTCGCTCGGCTTCCTGGTCTATCTGTGGCGCTATGGACCGTTCCTGCTGCGCGCGCGGGTCGATGGCAAGGCCGGTTGA
- a CDS encoding nitrite reductase codes for MKMAAPLLAGLFLLLGGGTAAALAAAAPSAKAQPAAGGAVEAHPPAAPSRAADLYQQHCAACHAPTRYGAMGPALLPDNLARLRKAEAVKVIAEGRTATQMPGFAAQLSKDEIAAIADWIYTPVTPEPRWSDADIVASRIQHVDPATLSDKPVFDADPLNLFLVVEAGDHHVSVLDGDKLEPIHRFQSRFALHGGPKFAADGRYVFFASRDGWITKFDLWNLKVVAEVRAGINTRNVAASPDGRHVAVANYLPHNIVLLDGELGLIKTIEAGDRDGKQTSRVSAVYDASPRQSFIAALKDVPEVWEISYTKAVEDIPTGFIHDYKQREGSFIPGYLNPRRTILAEPLDDFFFTQDYSELMGASRAGVGQVVNLDVRKKIADLPLDGMPHLGSGVTWEWTDAAGKVRTVMASTNLKAAEVTVIDMQSWEVIRRIRTRGPGFFLRSHRSSPYAFVDSMMSAEARHILQVIDKRSLEVVKEIAAPPGRTLAHVEFTRDGRYALASLWEDEGAVIVYDAHSLDEIKRLPMRKPVGKYNVWNKITREEGTSH; via the coding sequence ATGAAAATGGCGGCACCCCTGCTCGCCGGCCTGTTCCTGCTGCTCGGCGGCGGCACGGCCGCGGCGCTTGCCGCCGCTGCACCGTCGGCCAAGGCGCAGCCTGCCGCGGGGGGCGCTGTCGAGGCCCACCCTCCGGCGGCGCCGTCCCGGGCTGCGGACCTGTACCAGCAGCACTGCGCGGCCTGCCATGCGCCCACCCGCTACGGCGCGATGGGGCCGGCGCTGCTCCCCGACAACCTCGCCCGCCTGCGCAAGGCCGAGGCCGTGAAGGTGATCGCCGAGGGCCGCACCGCCACCCAGATGCCGGGCTTCGCCGCCCAGCTGAGCAAGGACGAGATCGCCGCGATCGCCGACTGGATCTACACCCCGGTGACTCCGGAGCCGCGCTGGAGCGACGCCGATATCGTCGCTTCGCGCATCCAGCACGTCGATCCGGCCACGCTCTCCGACAAGCCGGTGTTCGACGCCGATCCGCTCAACCTCTTCCTCGTGGTGGAGGCGGGGGATCATCACGTCAGCGTTCTCGACGGCGACAAGCTCGAGCCGATCCACCGCTTCCAGTCGCGCTTCGCGTTGCACGGCGGGCCGAAGTTCGCCGCCGACGGACGCTACGTGTTCTTCGCCTCGCGTGACGGCTGGATCACCAAGTTCGACCTGTGGAACCTCAAAGTGGTGGCCGAAGTCCGCGCCGGCATCAACACCCGCAACGTCGCCGCTTCGCCCGATGGCCGCCATGTCGCGGTGGCGAACTACCTGCCGCACAACATCGTGCTGCTCGACGGCGAGCTCGGCCTGATCAAGACGATCGAGGCGGGCGATCGGGACGGCAAGCAGACATCAAGGGTCTCGGCCGTCTACGATGCGAGTCCGCGCCAGTCTTTCATCGCCGCGCTGAAGGACGTGCCCGAAGTGTGGGAGATCAGCTACACGAAGGCGGTCGAGGACATCCCCACCGGCTTCATCCACGACTACAAGCAGCGTGAGGGCAGCTTCATCCCCGGCTACCTGAACCCGCGCCGCACGATCCTGGCCGAGCCGCTCGACGACTTCTTCTTCACCCAGGATTATTCGGAACTGATGGGGGCCTCGCGCGCCGGGGTGGGCCAGGTGGTGAATCTGGACGTGCGCAAGAAGATCGCCGACCTGCCGCTGGACGGCATGCCGCATCTGGGCTCGGGGGTGACCTGGGAATGGACCGACGCCGCGGGCAAGGTCCGCACCGTGATGGCCAGCACCAACCTGAAAGCGGCCGAAGTCACCGTGATCGACATGCAGAGCTGGGAAGTGATCCGCCGCATCCGCACCCGCGGCCCGGGCTTTTTCCTGCGCAGCCATCGCAGCAGCCCGTACGCCTTCGTCGATTCGATGATGAGCGCCGAAGCCAGGCACATTCTGCAGGTGATCGACAAGCGCAGCCTCGAAGTGGTCAAGGAGATCGCTGCCCCGCCGGGGCGGACGCTCGCCCACGTCGAATTCACCCGTGACGGCCGCTACGCGCTGGCCAGCCTGTGGGAAGACGAGGGCGCGGTGATCGTCTACGATGCGCACTCGCTGGACGAGATCAAGCGCCTGCCGATGCGCAAGCCGGTGGGCAAGTACAACGTCTGGAACAAGATCACGCGCGAGGAAGGCACCAGCCACTGA